The sequence CGCCCACCCACACCAGCCGGTCGCGCCACACCAGCCGTCCGCGCGCCTCGTCGGGGCGCCGCTTGGCGAGGACGAGGTCGAGCCGCCCGGCCGCCAGCAGTTCGTGCAGGGTCCCCGACAGCTCGACGGTCAGCTCCAGATCGACCTCGGGGTGGTCCCGCCGGAACTCTTCGAGGACCTCCGGCATCCGGGTCAGCACGAAGTCCTCCGAGGCACCGAAGCGGAGCCTGCCACGCAGCCGGGTTCCCGCGAAGAAGCTCGCGGCCCGCTCGTTGGCCTCCAGGATCGTGCGGGCGAAGCCGAGCATCGCCTCGCCGTCCTCGGTCAGCTCCACGGCATGGGTGTCCCGGGTGAACAACCGGCGCCCGGCGGCCTCCTCCAGCTTCCGCACGTGCTGGCTCACGGTCGACTGCCGCAGCCCGACCCGGTGCGCGGCCTGGGTGAAGCTCAGCGTCTGCGCCACGGCGAGAAAGGTGCGCAACTGCGCGGGTTCGAACACGGGCCCTCCGCCTCTGCCGTCCGGCTTCCCTTGTTGCCGTCCGGCTTCTCCTTCTGCCGTCCGACTCTGCATCCTGATCCGGCTCTCATCGCGAACCGTAATCACAGTGACCACGGTAAGAGGGTTTCCCGATGTCCGTGGTCCGGGCACCCTGGAGGGCCGGGGCCATGCCACCCGCCCCTGAGCCGTCGAACGACCGAAGAGAGACCATGCGCCGCCCTTTGAACCAGCTCCCGTCCTGGCTGCCCGTGGACGGATACCTCCTGGCGCTGGTGGGCACGGTCGCCCTGGCCGCTCTGCTGCCCGCCCGCGGACCGTCCGCCGCCATCTCCGAGGGTGCCTCCACCGGCGCTGTGACGCTGCTCTTCTTCCTCTACGGCGCCCGTCTCTCCACCCGCGAGGCGATGACCGGACTGCGCCACTGGCGGCTCCATCTCACGGTCCTGGCCTGTACGTTCGTGCTCTTCCCGGTGCTCGGACTGGCCGCGCGCGGGCTGGTTCCCCACGTCCTGCCGCCCGCCCTCTACACGGGACTGCTGTTCCTGTGCCTGGTGCCGTCGACCATCCAGTCCTCGATCGCCTTCACCTCCCTCGCCCGGGGCAATGTCGCGGCGGCGATCTGCGCGGGGTCGTTCTCCAGCCTCGTCGGCCTCGTCGTCACGCCGCTGCTGGCGGTTCTCGTCCTGCACGGGGGCGGCGGTGGCTTCTCGGCCGATGCGCTGTTGTCGATCGTCTGCCGGCTGCTGCTGCCGTTCGTCGCCGGGCAGCTGCTGCGGCGGTGGATCGGCGGGTTCCTCACGCGCCACAGGAAGCTCCTCGGCCTGGTGGACCGCGGCTCGATCCTGCTCGTCGTCTACACCGCCTTCAGCGCCGGCATGGTCGAGGGCATCTGGTACCAGGTCTCCGGCCTGCGGCTGCTCTGTCTGCTGGGCGTGGAGGCCGTGCTGCTCGCGGTGATGCTGACTGCCACCTCGTACGGGGCGAGGAGGCTCGGCTTCCCCCGTGAGGACCGGATCGCGATCACCTTTGCCGGCTCCAAGAAGAGCCTGGCGGCCGGCCTGCCGATGGCCGGCGTGCTCTTCGGTGCGCAGGCCGGACTCGCCGTGCTGCCGCTGATGCTGTTCCACCAGATGCAGCTGATGGTGTGTGCGGTCCTGGCGAAGCGTTTCGCGGCGCAGGGGGCGCACGGGGTGCAGGGAGCGCACGGGACACAGGGAGTAGGAGAGGCGCGGGAAGCACGAAACGCGCCGCCGGCACCGGTGGTTGGGGGAACCGGGAGGGGCGGCGCGGCCGAGGCGGAGGTGGCCGGCGAGACGGTGGTGAACGGGGCGCGGGGCTGAGGGGACCGCGAGGGCTGAGACGGCTGAGAGGACCGAAAGGGGCCGGAGGGCCGCGAGGGCTGAGCCCTGTGGCCTGCCCGCCGCGGTGGCGTCGGGCAGGCCAGGACCGTGCCTCGTCGGCCGGTGCGGCTCAGCCCTTCCCCGCACCCCCGCGCACCCGGTCCAGCGACAGCCCCAGGACCAGTGGACCGCCCACCGGGGCGTTGTCACTGCGTACGCCGGACAGTTCGGCGTCGGTCAGGGCCCGCCGGTAGACGCGTACTTCGTCCAGCGCGCCGGTGAACTGGGCGCGCCCGTCGGGCCGCTGACCCAGGTGCACGCCGAAGACCGAGCCGCGGCTGACCGACCCCGGGACATCGGGGACGACGGTGGTCTCCCTGCCGTCCACCATGAGCAGCAGCCGGCCACCCGTGCGGCGCAGCGCCAGATGGTGCCAGTTCCCGTCGTGGTAGCCGCTGTGGGTCACGGCCTGGGCGGTGGCGGCCGGTGCGGGGCCGTCGACGGCGGTGACGCGGGCGATGATCCGGTCGTGGCCGGGGTCGCCCTCCACCGCGACCTGCGGGGACTTGCTGCCCACACCGCCCATCCACAACAGCGGCTGTTCGCCGGTGGTGGCGTCCTGGCGGAACCACAGGCTGCAGGTGAAGTCGTGGGTGCCGAGCGGGAGGGAGCCGCGGTAGGGGAGGCGTACCGCATCGTCGGCGCCGTCGAAGGACAGTGCCCGGCCGAAGCGGCCGCCGGTGGCCCGGGCGCCGCCCAGGACGGCGGCCGGCCGGGCGCCCGGGGCGGCGTCGCCGGTGGTGGGATCCGGGCCGCGGCGCGGACCGAGCCAGTCCTCGGTGAAGCGGGCGAAGCGGATCTCGTCCCGGGCATCGGCCGCGCCGCCCTCGTACATCAGGCCGGTGACGTCGTCGGAGACGGCGACCAGGTCCGAATAGCCGGACCAGTCGGGGGTCACCCGGGCGCCCCGGTCGACGCTCTCCCAGGTGCGGCCCTCGTCCCAGGAGGAGCGGATGGTCATGGTCCGGCGCCGGTCGGGGTCGGCGGGCGCCGCGAACAGGGTGCGGCTGCGGCCGGCGTGCGGGTGCGCCAGCCGGAGCGCCGAGCCCTGCACCATCGGGGTGTAGAGGTCGGGCAGGGCGCGGAACGGGGCGGCGAAGGAGTTGCCGCCGTCACGGCTGACCGCCGCGGTGCGGTGGCCCAGATCGGTGCCGTCCTGTTCCCGCCCGTTGACGTAGACCGAACCGTCGGAGCGTTCCAGGAGCGCCATCTCCGAGGGCTTTTGACGGAACGTGCCGTCTGCGGCCAGGGGCCAGGTGTCCAGCGCGCCGACCTTCCAGGTGGCGCCGCCGTCGTCGCTGTGGACCAGGGCGGCGTGGTTGGCGGTGACCCGGTTGTCCGCGTAGCTCTCGGAGTTGATGCCGAACACCAGCCGGCCCGCGTGCCGTCCGCGGGTGAGCTGGATGCCGTGCAGGGGCCCGGTGGCGTACCACGAATTCCACTGCGGGGGACGGACGGCGGCGGTCAGGTCCCGGGGCGCGGACCAGGTGGCGCCGTCGTCGTCGCTGTACTGGAGGTGCGGGGTGCGGTCGCAGGGGACCTCGCAGCTGAGGCCGTCGGTGCGGCCCTTGTTGTAGGTCTCGGCGAGCACGATCCGGCCGGTGCGGCGGTCCACGATGGGTGCCGGGTTGCCGTGGGTGTCGCCGTTGCCGTGGTTGATGACCTGGAGCGGGCCCCAGGTCCGGCCGCCGTCGGTGGAGCGCTTGAGGACGAGGTCGATATCGCCCGCGTCACCGCAGTCGTGCCGCCGGCCCTCGGCGAACGCCAGGAGGGTGCCGCGCCCGGACTTCACGACGGCCGGTATGCGGAAGCAGAAGTAGCCCTGTTCCTGGGACGCTTTGTAGAGGATCTGCTGCTCGAAGCCGCCGGCGGGGGAGGGCGCCGAGGCGGCGGGACGGGCGCTGCCCGATGCCCTGTCAGGCGTGGCCTGTGCGGGGGCGGTCGGCAGGAGGGCGAGGGCGGTGGCGGTCAGCGCGGTGAGCAGGGCCGCGGCGCGGCGGCACCGGGGTCTGCAGCGGGGGCTGGGGTGTGCGCGGAGAACTGACGTCATGGTCCGGCCTGCCCTTCGAGGCATCGGCGTCGGGTCATCAGGACATCCCACGTCCTATGTGCATCGCGACGGAAGCTACTGCCGCGTGCGGACCGCGACAAGGAGCGTGCGCGGGTTCGACGCGCCGCGGCCGTAATTCACTCTCCCGGCCCGCAGATGCTGTGCCGGGAGTGTCCGGTGCGGTACGAGGGCCGGGAGCGCCCGGCGGGGCGGGCGCTCCACCGATGCCGACGACGACCGCCGTGCCTCACGGCCGCAGCACCACCTTCCCCAGGTTGGCCCTGGCCTCGATGATCTCGTGTGCCTTCGCGGCCTCGTCCAGGGGAAGTTCGGCATGGACCGCGGCCCGCAGCCGGCCGGCCCCGGCAAGCTCCCACAGCCGCGCCCGGTGCTGCTCGTACAGCTCCCGGTGGACGGTGGAGAAGCGACGCATCGTCAGTCCCGTGATGGTCTTGGCGCCCGCCAGTAGCTCGTGCGCCGGGACGATCCCCCCACCGGAGTTGAAGAAGATCAGACGGCCACCGGGAGCCAGCGCGTCCAGTGCGCGCGGCAGCAGCTCGCCGCCGACGCCGTCCAGGACGATATCGACCGGCTCGCCCCAGGATTCCTGGTCGTAGACCACCACCTCATCGGCCCCCAGCCCGTACAGGAACTCCGCCTTGGCGGGCGAGCTGACGGCGGCCACCACCCGTGGCACCCCCTGGAGCTTGGCCAGTTGCACGGCGAGATGCCCGGTGCCGCTCGCCGCGCCGGTGATCAGTACGGACTCCGCGCCCTGCGGTACCGCGGTGCTGAGCACGGCGAGCGCAACCTGGCCGCTGCGCACCAGCGCCACCGCCTCCACGGCGCTCGCGTCGTCCGGTATCCGGCTCGCCAGGAACGCGGGCGCGAGGGCGAGTTCGGTGTAGGAGCCGGTGAGGGTGAGCGAGGTGATGCGGTCGCCCGGGGCGAAGCCGGTGACGTCCGGGCCGACGGCGACGACCGAACCGGCGATCTCACCGCCGGGCATGGCGGGCAGCGGATCGCCGCCGCCCTTGCCGTCCCCGCGCACCCGTCGCACGCACGGCAGCGTGACCCCGATCGCCTCCGTGCGCACCAGCAGTTCACCGGGGCCGGGCACCGGTGCCTCGGCCTCCTCGACACGCAGGACCTCGGGGCCGCCGTAGGTATGGAATCGGACTCGGCGCATGGGCGGACACCTCCGGGGTCGTCGATCGGTGCGTGGCGGCAGACAGGGCAGACAGAGCAGGCAGATAGCCGGGCAGCCGGGCAGCTGCCCTGTCGCCGGACGGCACGCACCGACCAGTTTCATTGGGCGACCCAACAATAAAGTTTAATCATTGGCGACACCAATGGTTTTTCGTTGGGTTCGCCAAGGAAATGCTCGGTACGGTGGACCCATGGCCGACACCCCCTACGCCCCCCGCCACATCCGCGCGCTCCCCAGCTGGCTGCTGGGCCGCGCCGCCGCCCGCGGCCACCGCCTCGTCGCCGATGCCCTGGCCGGCGAAGGCATGCGGATGATGCACCACGCCGTCCTGTCGGCGGTCGAGGAACTTGGCCCGGTCTCCCAGGCGGAGCTCGGCCGGACACTGCGCATCGACCCCAAGGACATGGTCGCGATCGTCAACGACCTGCAGAGGGACGGGCTGGTGACCCGCACCCCCGATCCCCGGGACCGGCGCAAGAACGCCGTCGAGATCTCCGTCGACGGCCGGCAGCGGCTGCGCCGCACCCAGCAGCTCGGCGACGAGGCCAACGCGGAGCTGACCGAGGATCTGACCCCGGCCGAACGCGAGCAGTTGGTCGCCCTGCTGACCCGGATCGCGCTCCCGGGGCAGTGAGCCACCAGGCCGGTCGGCGCGGGGGCGCCCCGCCCATCGGTCCGCCTGCCCGGCCGACGGCCCGTGCACCGGCCGGTCTGGCGGGCCCGCGGCCTCAGTCGGTAGGCGTGGCGGCCGCTGCGGGCAGGGCGATGCGGTGCTCGCCCGCGTAGATGTTCATGGAGGAGCCGCGCAGAAAACCGACCAGCGTCAGCCCGGTCTCGGCGGCCAGGTCGACGGCGAGCGAGGAGGGCGCCGAGACCGCGGCCAGCACCGGAATGCCCGCCATCACGGCCTTCTGCGCCAGCTCGAACGACGCCCGGCCGGAGACCATCAGCACACTCGACGACAGCGGCAGCCGCCCCTGCTGCAGTGCCCGCCCCACGATCTTGTCGACGGCGTTGTGCCGCCCCACGTCCTCCCGGATGTCGAGCAGCTCACCGTCCGTCGTGAACAGCGCCGCGGCGTGCAGGCCCCCGGTCCGCTCGAACACCCGCTGAGCGGCCCGCAGCCGGTCGGGGAGGGCGGCGAGGGTCGCCGGGTCGATACGGACCGGGGTGGTGGGGG is a genomic window of Streptomyces sp. Edi2 containing:
- a CDS encoding LysR substrate-binding domain-containing protein — translated: MFEPAQLRTFLAVAQTLSFTQAAHRVGLRQSTVSQHVRKLEEAAGRRLFTRDTHAVELTEDGEAMLGFARTILEANERAASFFAGTRLRGRLRFGASEDFVLTRMPEVLEEFRRDHPEVDLELTVELSGTLHELLAAGRLDLVLAKRRPDEARGRLVWRDRLVWVGAERLRLDPQRPVPLVVYPPPALTRARALEALERAGREWRITCTSGSLNGLIAATRAGLGVMAHTRGMIPPGLARISPRAGLPELGGVEFVLLHGQRKRAARGPAEALADAILAGGDRLQLP
- a CDS encoding bile acid:sodium symporter family protein, giving the protein MRRPLNQLPSWLPVDGYLLALVGTVALAALLPARGPSAAISEGASTGAVTLLFFLYGARLSTREAMTGLRHWRLHLTVLACTFVLFPVLGLAARGLVPHVLPPALYTGLLFLCLVPSTIQSSIAFTSLARGNVAAAICAGSFSSLVGLVVTPLLAVLVLHGGGGGFSADALLSIVCRLLLPFVAGQLLRRWIGGFLTRHRKLLGLVDRGSILLVVYTAFSAGMVEGIWYQVSGLRLLCLLGVEAVLLAVMLTATSYGARRLGFPREDRIAITFAGSKKSLAAGLPMAGVLFGAQAGLAVLPLMLFHQMQLMVCAVLAKRFAAQGAHGVQGAHGTQGVGEAREARNAPPAPVVGGTGRGGAAEAEVAGETVVNGARG
- a CDS encoding sialidase family protein; this encodes MTSVLRAHPSPRCRPRCRRAAALLTALTATALALLPTAPAQATPDRASGSARPAASAPSPAGGFEQQILYKASQEQGYFCFRIPAVVKSGRGTLLAFAEGRRHDCGDAGDIDLVLKRSTDGGRTWGPLQVINHGNGDTHGNPAPIVDRRTGRIVLAETYNKGRTDGLSCEVPCDRTPHLQYSDDDGATWSAPRDLTAAVRPPQWNSWYATGPLHGIQLTRGRHAGRLVFGINSESYADNRVTANHAALVHSDDGGATWKVGALDTWPLAADGTFRQKPSEMALLERSDGSVYVNGREQDGTDLGHRTAAVSRDGGNSFAAPFRALPDLYTPMVQGSALRLAHPHAGRSRTLFAAPADPDRRRTMTIRSSWDEGRTWESVDRGARVTPDWSGYSDLVAVSDDVTGLMYEGGAADARDEIRFARFTEDWLGPRRGPDPTTGDAAPGARPAAVLGGARATGGRFGRALSFDGADDAVRLPYRGSLPLGTHDFTCSLWFRQDATTGEQPLLWMGGVGSKSPQVAVEGDPGHDRIIARVTAVDGPAPAATAQAVTHSGYHDGNWHHLALRRTGGRLLLMVDGRETTVVPDVPGSVSRGSVFGVHLGQRPDGRAQFTGALDEVRVYRRALTDAELSGVRSDNAPVGGPLVLGLSLDRVRGGAGKG
- a CDS encoding zinc-binding dehydrogenase, which produces MRRVRFHTYGGPEVLRVEEAEAPVPGPGELLVRTEAIGVTLPCVRRVRGDGKGGGDPLPAMPGGEIAGSVVAVGPDVTGFAPGDRITSLTLTGSYTELALAPAFLASRIPDDASAVEAVALVRSGQVALAVLSTAVPQGAESVLITGAASGTGHLAVQLAKLQGVPRVVAAVSSPAKAEFLYGLGADEVVVYDQESWGEPVDIVLDGVGGELLPRALDALAPGGRLIFFNSGGGIVPAHELLAGAKTITGLTMRRFSTVHRELYEQHRARLWELAGAGRLRAAVHAELPLDEAAKAHEIIEARANLGKVVLRP
- a CDS encoding MarR family winged helix-turn-helix transcriptional regulator — translated: MADTPYAPRHIRALPSWLLGRAAARGHRLVADALAGEGMRMMHHAVLSAVEELGPVSQAELGRTLRIDPKDMVAIVNDLQRDGLVTRTPDPRDRRKNAVEISVDGRQRLRRTQQLGDEANAELTEDLTPAEREQLVALLTRIALPGQ
- the fdhD gene encoding formate dehydrogenase accessory sulfurtransferase FdhD, producing MGRVTERRRIIRIRDGAVSTRPDTLVAEEPLEIRLGGKPLAITMRTPGDDFALAAGFLVSEGVLASADELANIVYCAGATADGENAYNVVDVRLADGVPVPEITLERNVYTTSSCGLCGKASLDAVRTTTRWPLEASPTTPVRIDPATLAALPDRLRAAQRVFERTGGLHAAALFTTDGELLDIREDVGRHNAVDKIVGRALQQGRLPLSSSVLMVSGRASFELAQKAVMAGIPVLAAVSAPSSLAVDLAAETGLTLVGFLRGSSMNIYAGEHRIALPAAAATPTD